A stretch of the Kroppenstedtia eburnea genome encodes the following:
- the hemH gene encoding ferrochelatase yields MSKPTIGLLMMAYGTPRSTDEIEPYYTHIRHGRKPSADLLEDLKDRYEAIGGISPLAKITDQQVEAVEKRLNELHDDVEFRSYLGLKHIDPFIEDAVQKMKEDGIQEAISLVLAPHYSTFSVKSYNSRAQHRAEQLGGPRIHTVDSWYDHPLFIDYWVKQVRNTYARIPEEKHDQTVVIFSAHSLPEKILKAGDPYPQQLEETARLVAEGAGISNYAIGWQSEGNTPEPWLGPDVQDLTRDLHREKGYTSFIYCPLGFVAEHLEVLYDNDYECKVVCDEIGADYHRPPMPDAKPEFIQCLADIVTRKWTEIKRGRL; encoded by the coding sequence ATGTCGAAACCGACAATCGGACTCCTGATGATGGCCTATGGCACTCCCCGCAGCACAGATGAGATCGAACCCTATTACACGCACATACGCCACGGCAGAAAACCTTCCGCTGATCTCCTCGAGGATTTGAAAGACCGGTATGAAGCGATCGGCGGGATTTCCCCTTTGGCCAAAATCACCGATCAGCAGGTGGAAGCTGTGGAGAAGCGACTGAACGAACTCCATGACGATGTGGAATTCCGCAGCTACCTGGGGCTGAAACACATCGATCCCTTTATCGAAGATGCGGTGCAAAAAATGAAAGAAGACGGTATCCAAGAGGCCATCAGCCTGGTGCTGGCCCCCCATTACTCCACCTTCAGCGTAAAGTCCTACAACAGCCGGGCACAGCACCGGGCGGAGCAGCTGGGAGGCCCCCGGATTCACACTGTGGACAGCTGGTATGATCACCCTTTGTTTATCGACTACTGGGTGAAACAGGTCCGGAACACCTATGCCCGCATCCCGGAGGAAAAACATGACCAAACCGTGGTGATTTTTTCCGCTCATTCCCTGCCCGAAAAAATATTGAAGGCCGGCGATCCCTACCCTCAGCAGCTGGAGGAGACGGCTCGGCTGGTCGCTGAAGGAGCCGGGATTTCCAACTATGCCATCGGATGGCAAAGTGAGGGGAACACTCCGGAACCTTGGCTGGGACCTGATGTTCAGGATCTCACCCGGGATCTTCACCGGGAAAAAGGGTACACCTCCTTTATCTACTGTCCCCTCGGGTTTGTGGCAGAACATCTGGAAGTCCTTTATGACAATGACTATGAGTGCAAAGTCGTGTGCGACGAGATCGGAGCGGATTACCACCGGCCGCCGATGCCCGACGCCAAGCCGGAGTTTATCCAGTGCCTGGCCGATATCGTCACCCGGAAGTGGACGGAGATCAAGCGGGGACGCCTATGA
- the hemE gene encoding uroporphyrinogen decarboxylase: MTKKSFNDTFLKACRGESVPYTPVWYMRQAGRYQPEYREIRQRHTFFEMNEKPEVCAEVTRLPVEQLGVDAAILFADIMTPLKPVGVDVQIKSGVGPVISNPVRTPADVNRIGSLSPQRDVPFVLESIHMLTSEQLDVPLIGFAGAPFTLASYLIEGGPSKNYHQTKGFMYSQPEAWEALMEKLADLTVTYLTAQISAGAHAVQVFDSWVGALNAADYQTYVAPVMHRIFSRLKESTDVPLIYFGIGAGHLLREWNRLPVDVIGLDWRTSIREARQLGIEKSLQGNLDPSLLLAPWELIEKEAREILDQGMETPGHIFNLGHGTYPEIQVETLQRLTQFIHEYTQK; this comes from the coding sequence ATGACAAAAAAATCCTTTAACGATACGTTCCTCAAGGCATGCCGCGGAGAATCCGTTCCATACACCCCGGTCTGGTACATGCGGCAAGCCGGCAGATACCAACCGGAGTACCGGGAAATCCGACAACGCCACACTTTCTTTGAGATGAACGAAAAACCGGAAGTATGTGCGGAAGTGACCCGCCTGCCTGTGGAGCAACTGGGAGTGGATGCCGCCATCCTGTTTGCGGATATCATGACTCCCTTAAAGCCCGTCGGAGTGGATGTGCAGATCAAGTCCGGAGTGGGACCGGTCATCTCCAACCCGGTGAGAACTCCCGCCGATGTGAATCGGATCGGGAGCCTGAGTCCCCAACGGGATGTTCCCTTCGTGCTGGAATCCATCCATATGTTAACCTCGGAACAATTGGATGTCCCTCTGATTGGATTTGCCGGGGCTCCCTTCACTCTGGCCAGCTATCTGATCGAAGGGGGTCCGTCAAAAAATTATCATCAGACAAAGGGATTTATGTACTCCCAGCCTGAAGCCTGGGAAGCCCTGATGGAGAAACTGGCGGATCTCACTGTGACCTACCTGACAGCTCAAATCTCCGCCGGCGCCCATGCAGTACAAGTCTTTGATTCCTGGGTTGGCGCCTTGAACGCCGCCGATTACCAGACCTATGTGGCTCCGGTGATGCACCGGATTTTTTCCCGGTTGAAAGAATCCACCGATGTTCCCCTCATCTATTTTGGCATCGGAGCCGGTCATCTCCTGCGGGAATGGAATCGTCTTCCGGTGGATGTGATCGGTCTGGACTGGCGAACATCCATCCGGGAAGCACGACAGCTGGGAATAGAGAAAAGCCTCCAGGGAAATCTGGATCCATCCCTGTTGTTGGCCCCTTGGGAGCTGATCGAAAAAGAGGCCCGGGAGATTCTGGATCAGGGAATGGAAACCCCGGGACACATATTCAACCTCGGTCATGGAACCTACCCTGAAATCCAGGTGGAAACCCTGCAACGACTGACCCAGTTCATCCATGAATACACACAGAAATGA
- a CDS encoding acylphosphatase → MKRIHLIVHGRVQGVGFRFYTQKAARKLGILGWVKNRSDATVEIDAQGNAKMLEQFLKAVRKGSPASKVDRIQIEQRKPTSFHTFEIRYD, encoded by the coding sequence ATGAAACGGATTCATCTCATTGTTCACGGACGCGTACAGGGGGTCGGATTCCGTTTTTACACCCAGAAAGCGGCACGTAAACTGGGCATCCTGGGTTGGGTGAAAAACCGTTCCGATGCAACTGTGGAGATCGATGCCCAGGGGAATGCAAAAATGTTGGAACAGTTTCTGAAGGCAGTCCGAAAAGGAAGTCCTGCCTCAAAGGTGGACCGGATCCAAATCGAACAGAGGAAGCCCACTTCCTTCCATACCTTTGAAATACGGTATGATTAG
- a CDS encoding tyrosine-type recombinase/integrase — protein MSSHPFSRRLPENINRIIIQFPDDVQEFFLEMISAERSRQTIANYAYDFALFFDFLKEKEVDLESVTPRMLRRFFRHIENGYERIVWVSVKKRDPSTGEVTESLVPRKHFRENTRAGKERKRSSLRSLFRYLVKNDVLDKDPMQEYEDATLKARNRKRVPVFLTRDEALRLIEAIGSYHQKQKRRRFAWYEARDRAMILILLNTGMRVSELVGLNLNNIQSDGVSARVIVLGKGGKERMLKLNPAAYTGLRRYMELRPEEGVPPEHQQALFLNKNRTRMSRKGVSEALQKYVREANLPPKAANISPHKLRHTLATLLLSNGENLRVVQEILGHSSIQTTQIYTHVIDSEKDDALDRLGEWV, from the coding sequence CTGTCCTCCCATCCCTTCTCCCGGCGCCTGCCGGAGAATATCAACCGGATCATCATCCAGTTTCCCGATGATGTACAGGAATTTTTCCTGGAGATGATCAGTGCCGAGCGCTCCCGACAGACCATTGCCAACTATGCCTATGACTTCGCCCTCTTCTTTGACTTTCTGAAGGAAAAAGAGGTGGATCTGGAATCGGTCACCCCACGGATGTTGCGCCGCTTTTTTCGCCATATCGAAAACGGCTATGAACGCATCGTATGGGTGAGCGTCAAAAAACGGGATCCCTCCACCGGGGAAGTCACGGAGAGTCTGGTGCCGAGAAAACACTTCCGGGAAAATACCCGGGCGGGAAAAGAAAGAAAGCGCTCTTCCTTACGGTCCCTGTTTCGTTACCTGGTGAAAAACGATGTGCTGGATAAGGATCCGATGCAGGAGTATGAGGATGCCACTTTGAAAGCCCGCAACCGGAAGAGAGTCCCCGTCTTCCTCACCCGTGACGAAGCTCTGCGGCTGATCGAGGCCATCGGATCCTACCACCAAAAGCAGAAGAGGCGTCGCTTCGCCTGGTATGAAGCCCGGGACCGGGCCATGATCCTGATCCTGCTCAACACCGGGATGCGGGTCTCTGAATTGGTGGGTCTCAATCTGAACAATATCCAATCCGATGGGGTCTCCGCCCGGGTGATCGTACTGGGCAAGGGCGGCAAGGAACGGATGCTGAAGCTGAACCCGGCGGCGTATACCGGACTCCGCCGGTATATGGAATTGCGGCCCGAAGAAGGAGTTCCTCCTGAGCATCAACAGGCTCTCTTCCTCAATAAAAATCGCACCCGCATGAGCCGCAAAGGAGTTTCGGAAGCATTGCAAAAATATGTCCGGGAGGCCAACCTTCCTCCCAAAGCCGCCAACATCTCCCCTCACAAATTGCGCCACACCTTGGCCACCCTGCTCCTTTCCAACGGGGAGAATCTGAGGGTGGTGCAGGAGATCCTGGGCCACTCCAGTATCCAGACCACCCAGATCTACACCCATGTGATCGACTCGGAAAAGGATGATGCCCTCGACCGGTTGGGCGAATGGGTATAG
- the ppsA gene encoding phosphoenolpyruvate synthase, with protein sequence MSPFVTGFREMDKTQLLLVGGKGVNLGELSRIHGIQVPEGFCVTTEAYQKALEQNEAFHALLDQLTLLKVEDRDQIGEISRRIRKIIMDTEIPSDVVKAVAHHLSRFGEEHAYAVRSSATAEDLPHASFAGQQDTYLNIIGKEAILRHISKCWASLFTDRAVIYRLQNGFGHSQVYLSVIVQRMVFPQASGILFTADPITSNRKLLSIDAGFGLGEALVSGLVSADCYQVQEDKIVDKRIATKKLAIYGRKEGGTEMQQIDPDQQKDQTLTDEQILQLARIGRQIEAYFGCPQDIEWCLADDTFYIVQSRPITTLYPIPEANDRENHVYVSVGHQQMMTDPMKPLGLSFWLLTTPAPMRKAGGRLFVDVTQMLASPSGRETLINVLGKNDPLIKDALTTVIERGNFIKLIPDDKKEQNYGKSNQGPAPAKYQTLNDYDPTVVSDLIKRSESSIEELKHKIQTKSGVDLFDFILVDIQELRKNISDPQSFGVIMTAMNASSWINEKMKEWLGEKNVADTLSQSVSNNITSEMGLALLDVADVIRPYPEVIAYLQQVQEDHFLDELVQFEGGQEARDAIDAYLNKYGIRCVGEIDITKTRWSEKPTTLIPMILGNIKNLPPGAGKRKFEQGRQEALKKEQELLDRLGQLPGGEQKAKETKRMIDRIRNFSGFREYPKYGIVRRYFVYKQALLKEAEQLLQAGVIQEKEDIYYLTFEELREVVRTNKLDDQIISKRKDEYKLYEKLTPPRVITSDGEIIAGEYKRENLPAEAIVGLPVSSGVIEGRARVIFNMEDADLEDGDILVTAFTDPSWTPLFVSIKGLVTEVGGLMTHGAVIAREYGLPAVVGVENATKLIKDGQRIRVHGTDGYIEIL encoded by the coding sequence ATGAGTCCCTTTGTTACTGGTTTTCGGGAGATGGACAAAACGCAACTTTTGCTCGTCGGAGGAAAAGGGGTGAATTTAGGGGAACTATCGAGGATTCATGGAATACAAGTGCCGGAAGGATTTTGTGTTACGACAGAAGCCTATCAAAAAGCCCTTGAACAAAACGAAGCCTTCCACGCATTGTTGGATCAACTAACACTGCTAAAAGTAGAAGACCGAGATCAGATTGGTGAAATCAGCAGGAGGATTCGAAAAATCATTATGGATACAGAGATTCCTTCCGATGTCGTAAAAGCTGTTGCTCACCATCTCTCCCGGTTTGGCGAAGAACATGCTTATGCAGTACGTTCGAGTGCCACTGCTGAAGATTTACCACACGCCTCTTTTGCCGGTCAGCAAGACACCTATTTAAATATCATCGGAAAAGAAGCCATTTTGCGGCACATCAGCAAATGTTGGGCTTCCCTGTTTACGGATCGTGCCGTGATTTACCGGTTGCAAAACGGATTTGGCCACAGCCAAGTCTATTTATCCGTTATCGTTCAAAGGATGGTTTTCCCGCAGGCTTCAGGGATATTATTCACCGCCGATCCGATTACTTCCAACCGGAAACTGCTATCTATCGATGCCGGTTTTGGACTTGGAGAAGCACTGGTCTCCGGCTTGGTATCTGCCGATTGCTATCAGGTGCAAGAAGATAAAATCGTCGATAAGAGGATAGCAACCAAAAAACTGGCTATCTATGGACGGAAAGAAGGCGGAACAGAGATGCAGCAGATCGATCCGGATCAGCAAAAGGATCAAACCCTGACTGATGAACAAATTTTACAATTAGCACGCATCGGAAGGCAGATCGAAGCCTATTTTGGTTGCCCGCAAGATATTGAATGGTGCCTGGCTGATGATACCTTTTATATTGTCCAGAGCCGGCCGATCACGACTTTATACCCGATCCCCGAAGCAAATGACCGGGAAAATCACGTCTATGTATCTGTCGGTCACCAACAAATGATGACCGACCCCATGAAACCATTGGGATTGTCTTTTTGGCTGTTAACGACTCCTGCACCCATGCGTAAAGCCGGCGGAAGGTTGTTTGTTGATGTCACACAAATGTTGGCTTCACCTTCCGGCAGGGAAACTTTAATAAATGTCCTGGGAAAAAACGATCCGCTCATAAAAGATGCATTGACGACCGTCATAGAGCGGGGAAATTTTATAAAATTGATACCGGATGATAAGAAAGAACAGAATTACGGTAAAAGCAATCAAGGTCCGGCGCCTGCAAAATATCAAACACTAAACGATTACGATCCGACAGTCGTTTCTGATTTGATTAAGCGAAGTGAATCATCGATCGAAGAGTTAAAACATAAGATCCAAACGAAATCGGGAGTGGATCTATTTGATTTTATCCTGGTAGATATCCAGGAATTAAGGAAGAACATATCTGATCCACAAAGCTTTGGTGTGATTATGACTGCTATGAATGCTTCATCATGGATCAATGAAAAAATGAAGGAGTGGTTGGGTGAAAAAAACGTTGCAGACACGCTTTCTCAATCAGTATCCAACAATATTACTTCGGAAATGGGTCTGGCGCTATTGGATGTTGCAGATGTGATCCGTCCGTACCCGGAGGTAATTGCGTATTTACAACAGGTACAAGAGGATCACTTTTTGGATGAATTGGTTCAATTTGAGGGCGGACAGGAAGCCCGGGACGCAATTGATGCTTATCTGAACAAATACGGCATACGATGTGTCGGGGAAATCGATATTACGAAAACCCGCTGGAGCGAAAAGCCAACTACACTCATTCCCATGATCCTGGGTAATATCAAAAACTTACCGCCTGGTGCCGGCAAACGGAAATTTGAGCAAGGGCGACAGGAAGCTTTGAAAAAAGAACAAGAGTTGTTGGATCGATTGGGGCAATTACCGGGTGGGGAACAAAAAGCCAAAGAAACAAAACGAATGATCGATCGGATCCGGAATTTCAGCGGGTTTAGGGAATATCCCAAATACGGCATTGTTCGTCGCTACTTCGTTTATAAGCAGGCTTTACTGAAAGAGGCCGAACAACTCCTACAAGCGGGCGTTATTCAGGAAAAAGAAGATATATACTATCTCACTTTTGAAGAACTTCGCGAAGTCGTTCGCACAAATAAACTGGATGATCAGATCATCAGCAAACGGAAAGACGAGTACAAATTATATGAAAAACTAACTCCCCCACGTGTGATCACGTCTGACGGTGAAATCATTGCAGGTGAGTACAAACGAGAAAATCTCCCAGCCGAAGCTATTGTAGGTCTGCCTGTTTCTTCCGGAGTTATCGAGGGACGAGCACGTGTCATCTTTAACATGGAAGATGCTGATCTGGAAGATGGAGATATCTTAGTCACTGCCTTTACGGACCCCAGTTGGACACCATTGTTTGTATCCATAAAAGGTCTCGTCACCGAAGTTGGCGGCCTGATGACCCATGGAGCAGTGATCGCACGTGAATATGGCTTACCAGCAGTTGTCGGAGTGGAAAATGCTACTAAGCTGATAAAAGATGGGCAACGAATTCGCGTCCATGGAACAGATGGCTATATCGAAATATTATAA
- a CDS encoding sensor histidine kinase — translation MSVTRKLFITIAAFIVAMCLVFAFVTQIVLKDILDVMVEASRKEKVEYLSGLFVDHYEKNGGSWEGVQQLQIGRNIDRNAGLLLLSREGERLYHAGSVPDQTITLFGIRSRIPKEGKTVAFLYYYDPEVAHLSKLRMGIRDSTTVLLIAGAIIFLLISLPVAYWLSKRLTAPLRLMIPAIDRLGKGELGIQAPVVSRDEYGKTAKAFNQMSKQLQQAEEARKNLVADVAHELRTPLTVLQGKLEWIQQRGQPVRPENLLPLQDELIRLNRLVDDLHQLSLAEAKKLPLDQKPTDLPVLLRRIIDRIQPDADRKGVEIRLHCDAGIPPISVDPHRITQVFLNLLTNALRYTPPGGSVKVDITKKKEGLQIQVSDTGVGIPPEHLPHLFNRFYRTDESRARNRGGMGLGLAIAREFVLAHHGTIEVESAPDQGTTFIVELPFQGIEGASADFAATGSRNGKVT, via the coding sequence ATGAGTGTCACCCGCAAACTGTTTATCACCATCGCTGCTTTCATCGTGGCCATGTGTCTGGTTTTCGCCTTTGTCACACAGATCGTTCTCAAAGATATCCTCGATGTGATGGTGGAGGCCAGCAGAAAGGAGAAAGTGGAATATTTATCCGGTCTGTTTGTCGACCATTACGAGAAAAATGGAGGCTCCTGGGAGGGGGTGCAACAACTGCAGATCGGCCGAAACATCGATCGGAATGCCGGTTTGCTGTTGTTATCCCGGGAGGGAGAACGACTTTATCACGCAGGGTCCGTCCCTGACCAAACCATCACCCTGTTTGGCATCCGGAGTCGGATCCCGAAGGAAGGGAAAACAGTCGCTTTTCTGTATTATTACGATCCCGAAGTCGCCCATCTCTCCAAATTGCGGATGGGTATAAGGGATTCCACGACGGTTCTGTTGATCGCCGGTGCAATCATCTTCCTCCTCATCTCTCTCCCGGTTGCCTACTGGTTGTCCAAACGGTTGACGGCACCGCTCCGATTGATGATCCCGGCCATCGATCGCTTGGGCAAAGGCGAGCTGGGGATCCAAGCTCCCGTAGTGAGTCGGGATGAATATGGAAAAACCGCAAAAGCATTCAATCAGATGTCCAAACAGTTGCAACAGGCTGAGGAAGCCCGGAAAAATTTGGTCGCGGATGTGGCCCATGAACTGAGGACACCCTTGACGGTCCTTCAGGGCAAACTGGAATGGATCCAGCAAAGGGGCCAACCCGTCCGGCCGGAGAATTTGTTGCCCTTGCAGGATGAATTGATTCGGCTGAATCGTCTCGTCGATGACCTGCATCAGTTATCCCTTGCTGAGGCAAAAAAATTGCCATTGGATCAAAAACCGACGGATCTTCCTGTATTGCTCAGACGAATCATCGATCGGATCCAGCCCGATGCAGATCGTAAGGGAGTGGAAATCAGACTTCATTGTGACGCCGGAATCCCTCCGATTTCAGTGGACCCCCACCGGATCACACAGGTTTTTCTCAACCTGCTTACCAATGCTCTCCGCTACACACCCCCGGGTGGATCCGTAAAGGTTGATATCACAAAGAAAAAGGAAGGTTTGCAAATCCAGGTTTCCGATACGGGAGTCGGGATTCCACCTGAGCATCTCCCCCACCTCTTCAATCGGTTTTACCGAACCGATGAATCCCGCGCGCGCAACAGGGGCGGGATGGGCTTGGGACTTGCGATTGCCAGAGAGTTCGTCCTGGCCCATCACGGAACCATCGAGGTGGAAAGCGCCCCGGATCAGGGTACCACTTTCATCGTGGAGTTACCTTTTCAAGGGATAGAGGGAGCATCAGCCGATTTTGCCGCCACTGGATCAAGAAATGGAAAAGTGACTTGA
- a CDS encoding DUF5957 family protein, giving the protein MGIVRMALFHQPVGIKFLPYICSAVCAVLVPIWDRS; this is encoded by the coding sequence ATTGGCATCGTGAGGATGGCGTTGTTTCATCAGCCCGTGGGGATCAAGTTTCTACCGTATATTTGTTCAGCGGTTTGTGCCGTTCTGGTACCGATTTGGGACCGATCATGA
- a CDS encoding GNAT family N-acetyltransferase: protein MNLQFQKFRGEVDHLVRFLTSQSWDYHSVPKPGADQIRKLAEKGYYHSRKNITFWIQSDSREKMGLFRIYDVEDSTPMFDIRILNLYRKRGIGERAVRWMTRYVFTQFPHTIRFEGHTRQDNYPMRKVLHKCGFVKEAYHRQAWPSAEGKLYDSVGYSITREDWEHHKRTPVVWDDWKY from the coding sequence GTGAATTTGCAGTTTCAAAAATTCCGGGGTGAAGTGGATCACCTGGTCCGGTTCCTTACATCCCAATCCTGGGATTACCACTCGGTTCCCAAGCCGGGAGCGGATCAGATCAGGAAGCTTGCGGAAAAAGGTTATTACCACAGCCGGAAAAACATCACCTTCTGGATTCAGTCGGACTCCAGGGAGAAGATGGGCCTGTTCAGAATCTACGATGTGGAAGATTCCACTCCCATGTTTGATATACGTATCCTCAACCTGTATCGCAAGAGGGGCATCGGAGAGAGAGCCGTCCGGTGGATGACCCGTTATGTTTTCACACAATTCCCTCACACGATCCGATTCGAAGGACACACCCGCCAGGATAACTATCCGATGCGCAAAGTGCTTCACAAATGCGGGTTCGTAAAAGAGGCTTATCATCGTCAGGCATGGCCCTCCGCGGAAGGAAAATTGTACGATTCGGTGGGTTATTCGATCACAAGGGAAGATTGGGAACACCACAAGCGGACACCCGTGGTATGGGATGACTGGAAGTATTGA
- a CDS encoding site-specific integrase has translation MEITRVKQEVSSEVREILQKAKDYTRQSKAANTTRSYRADWADFTAWCQEQSLSALPADPETVALYLADLADHRRTSTLQRRLAAISQAHQAAGYDSPTTGYVVRTVWAGIRRAKGTYQEGKDPILVEDLRQMVCQLPDTLTGKRDRALLLVGFAGGFRRSELVSINREDLQSVPRGLVIHLRRSKTDQEGRGEKVGIPRGSRLETCPVRALEDWLSESGITEGPVFRPINRHGQVRARRLSDRSVALIVKKAVEAIGLDPNRFSGHSLRSGIATSAAMAGKDERAIMKQTRHKSTNMVRRYIRDGELFNENAASDIGL, from the coding sequence ATGGAAATCACCAGAGTGAAACAAGAAGTTTCCAGCGAGGTTCGGGAAATCTTACAGAAAGCCAAAGATTACACCCGGCAGTCCAAGGCAGCCAACACGACCCGAAGTTATCGGGCCGATTGGGCAGATTTCACCGCCTGGTGTCAAGAGCAATCCTTGTCCGCTTTGCCCGCGGATCCGGAGACCGTCGCCCTGTATCTGGCGGATTTGGCGGATCACAGGAGGACCTCCACACTGCAGCGACGTCTGGCTGCGATCAGTCAGGCTCACCAGGCGGCGGGTTACGATTCCCCGACGACCGGTTATGTGGTGCGAACCGTCTGGGCGGGGATCCGAAGAGCCAAGGGGACCTATCAGGAAGGGAAGGATCCGATCCTGGTGGAGGATCTCAGACAGATGGTTTGCCAACTCCCGGACACCCTGACCGGAAAAAGAGATCGGGCATTGCTGTTGGTGGGGTTTGCTGGCGGCTTTCGGCGATCGGAGTTGGTCTCCATCAACCGGGAAGATCTGCAATCGGTTCCCCGGGGATTGGTCATCCACCTGCGCCGATCCAAAACCGACCAGGAGGGGAGGGGAGAGAAGGTGGGGATTCCCCGGGGATCCCGCCTGGAGACTTGCCCGGTACGGGCTTTGGAAGATTGGTTGTCTGAGTCCGGGATCACCGAGGGTCCGGTGTTCCGACCCATTAACCGACATGGCCAAGTGCGGGCCCGTCGGCTGAGCGACCGATCTGTGGCGCTGATTGTAAAGAAAGCCGTGGAGGCGATCGGTTTGGATCCGAACCGCTTTTCCGGCCACAGCCTGCGTTCCGGGATCGCCACTTCCGCTGCCATGGCAGGGAAAGATGAACGGGCGATCATGAAACAGACCCGTCACAAATCGACAAACATGGTGCGCCGCTATATCCGCGACGGTGAACTGTTCAACGAAAACGCCGCCTCGGATATCGGATTGTGA
- a CDS encoding alkaline phosphatase D family protein, translating into MDYEGMLFRLEELSSSEMDRRRFLKTTAQFAVMALGFTLFHPWPGLRVEAAPRFPLYPFTLGVASGDPLSDGIVLWTRLAPDPLNGGGMPFYRVPVRWEVATDENFRHVVKKGTTYASPEWGHSVHVDVRGLRPGREYWYRFKSGSELSPVGRTKTAPTPHSLQRELVFAFASCQNFEHGYYTAYRRMAEEDLDVVIHLGDYIYENGSGQNTAPGGNVRKHHGRETLTLEAYRNRYAQYRTDPDLQLAHASFPWMVTWDDHEVDNDYAGLIPEDGTSREKFIQRRIAAYQAYYEHMPLRRDSLPAGRHMQIFRRFTFGDLAQFHLLDTRQYRDRQAGGGKWRAPGEEAVSPDRTLLGVEQETWLFRELHHSEARWNILAQQVFFAQRDLKKGSEKLQSMDAWDGYADSRRRVLEYLAHDRVSNPVVLTGDVHANWACDLLADFDHPTSTVVGTEFVGTSISSGGDGSDFRRSARRILDHNPHIHFHNNHRGYVRCRLTPQYWQTDYRVVPYVSRPGAPILTRASFVVENGRPGISQISETSVPTYKGDR; encoded by the coding sequence GTGGATTACGAGGGAATGCTCTTCCGGTTGGAGGAACTGTCCTCTTCTGAAATGGACCGTCGCCGGTTTTTGAAAACCACCGCCCAATTTGCTGTCATGGCTCTGGGTTTCACCTTGTTCCATCCATGGCCGGGGTTGCGTGTGGAAGCGGCTCCCCGGTTTCCCCTCTATCCTTTTACGCTGGGGGTGGCCTCGGGAGATCCCTTATCTGATGGAATCGTGCTGTGGACACGGCTGGCACCGGATCCATTGAATGGCGGCGGGATGCCCTTCTATCGTGTGCCGGTGCGGTGGGAGGTGGCCACAGATGAAAACTTTCGCCATGTGGTCAAAAAAGGAACCACCTATGCCAGTCCGGAATGGGGGCACTCGGTTCATGTGGATGTCAGAGGACTCCGACCTGGTCGCGAATATTGGTACCGGTTTAAATCCGGTTCGGAACTGAGTCCCGTGGGGCGAACCAAAACGGCTCCGACCCCCCATTCTCTTCAGAGGGAGTTGGTATTCGCCTTCGCTTCCTGCCAAAATTTTGAGCATGGCTATTATACTGCATACCGTCGGATGGCTGAGGAGGACCTGGATGTGGTGATTCATCTCGGTGACTACATCTATGAAAATGGATCCGGGCAAAATACCGCCCCCGGCGGGAATGTGAGAAAGCATCATGGGCGGGAGACCCTGACACTGGAAGCCTACCGCAACCGGTACGCCCAGTACCGTACGGATCCGGATCTTCAGTTGGCCCACGCCTCCTTCCCGTGGATGGTCACATGGGACGATCATGAGGTGGATAATGATTATGCGGGCTTGATTCCGGAAGATGGAACATCCCGGGAGAAGTTCATTCAACGTCGCATAGCGGCATACCAAGCCTACTATGAGCATATGCCCCTGCGACGCGACTCGTTGCCGGCGGGACGACATATGCAGATTTTTCGCCGGTTCACTTTCGGGGATTTGGCTCAGTTTCATCTACTGGACACCCGTCAGTATCGGGATCGCCAAGCAGGGGGAGGGAAGTGGAGGGCGCCCGGTGAGGAAGCTGTTTCCCCCGATCGCACTCTGTTGGGGGTGGAGCAGGAGACTTGGTTGTTCAGAGAACTGCATCATTCCGAAGCCCGATGGAACATTCTTGCCCAACAGGTCTTTTTTGCACAGCGGGATCTGAAAAAGGGTTCGGAGAAACTGCAGAGCATGGATGCTTGGGACGGCTATGCCGATTCCAGGCGTCGTGTGTTGGAATACCTCGCACATGATCGTGTCTCCAATCCAGTGGTGCTGACAGGGGATGTTCACGCCAACTGGGCTTGCGACCTGTTGGCCGATTTCGACCATCCCACATCCACTGTGGTTGGAACGGAATTTGTCGGCACCTCGATCTCTTCCGGAGGTGACGGAAGCGATTTTCGCAGGAGCGCGCGGCGGATCCTGGATCACAACCCCCATATCCACTTTCACAATAACCATCGGGGTTATGTGCGCTGCCGTCTGACCCCCCAGTACTGGCAGACGGATTACCGTGTGGTTCCCTATGTGAGTCGGCCGGGAGCGCCCATCCTCACCCGTGCCTCCTTTGTGGTGGAGAACGGCCGCCCGGGAATCAGCCAGATCAGTGAGACATCCGTCCCGACCTATAAAGGGGATCGATAG